Part of the Candidatus Paceibacterota bacterium genome, CCGGGCCAGGTTCTGCTGGTGCACCATGTTGCTGTCCATTGTCAGCAACACGTCGAACCGCTTCTCGGCCTCGGCTAGGAGCGCGCCATTCTTGAGACCCGCCCAGCCGATGAGCGGCACCGACTCGACGGTGTGGCCGGGCAGGTCGCGTCGCAGCCGCCAGTCGAGGTTCTCGTCCAGCAGGATGTTCACTCAGGCGGGCTGGAGCAGTTC contains:
- a CDS encoding DUF5615 family PIN-like protein, whose protein sequence is MNILLDENLDWRLRRDLPGHTVESVPLIGWAGLKNGALLAEAEKRFDVLLTMDSNMVHQQNLARFHLAVIALQARSNRLADTRPLMAKVIAALSSLQPGTLTVVC